A window of Auraticoccus monumenti contains these coding sequences:
- a CDS encoding dihydrolipoamide acetyltransferase family protein → MIDILMPRLSDTMTEGTIAAWHKKPGDPVQPGDVLLEIETDKALMEQEAYDAGTLVEILVAEGGQVEIGTPIARLDDGIDHGVDPGAPTPPAAAEVTQTPPGDDPDPTSRRLFATPLVRRLARENDIDLSTITGTGPNGRIVRADLAAAAATPADAPEDEAPGDGAPGDGAPGDGAPGDGAPVPPHAPDPAPTTAADRAEDERAPRRTPFDPVRRAVASRLTESATIPTFTVTVSADVGALLGLRQQVNAAQADGGIKVSVNDLVVRAVATALRAHPGLNASYDPAGGGATLMHDRVHIGMAVASPAGLVVPVIRDADRASVTTIAHAARDLVTRATERRLTAGDMSGGTFTVSNLGMFGVDHFTAIINPPQGAILAVGGVHEELVLVDGEPGSRQTMSVTLTSDHRIIDGAAAARFLATLVQLLESPLRVLS, encoded by the coding sequence GTGATCGACATCCTGATGCCCCGCCTCTCCGACACCATGACGGAGGGCACGATCGCCGCCTGGCACAAGAAGCCCGGCGACCCCGTGCAGCCCGGCGACGTCCTGCTGGAGATCGAGACCGACAAGGCGCTGATGGAGCAGGAGGCCTACGACGCCGGCACCCTCGTCGAGATCCTCGTCGCCGAGGGCGGGCAGGTCGAGATCGGGACGCCGATCGCCCGGCTGGACGACGGCATCGACCACGGCGTCGACCCCGGGGCCCCGACGCCGCCGGCAGCAGCCGAGGTCACGCAGACGCCTCCCGGTGACGATCCGGACCCGACGTCCAGGCGGCTCTTCGCCACCCCCCTCGTCCGGCGGCTGGCCCGGGAGAACGACATCGACCTCTCGACCATCACCGGGACCGGGCCCAACGGACGCATCGTCCGCGCCGACCTCGCCGCGGCTGCCGCCACCCCTGCCGACGCGCCGGAAGACGAGGCACCAGGAGACGGCGCACCAGGAGACGGCGCACCAGGAGACGGCGCACCAGGAGACGGCGCACCGGTTCCGCCGCACGCACCGGACCCCGCGCCGACCACTGCTGCGGACCGTGCGGAGGACGAGCGCGCACCCCGACGCACGCCGTTCGACCCCGTCCGCCGGGCCGTGGCCTCTCGCCTGACCGAGAGCGCGACCATCCCGACGTTCACGGTCACGGTCTCCGCCGACGTCGGTGCCCTGCTCGGCCTGCGGCAGCAGGTCAACGCGGCGCAGGCGGACGGCGGGATCAAGGTCAGCGTGAACGACCTCGTCGTCCGCGCCGTCGCCACGGCACTGCGCGCCCACCCCGGCCTGAACGCCTCCTACGACCCGGCAGGTGGGGGCGCGACGCTGATGCACGACCGTGTGCACATCGGGATGGCCGTCGCCTCCCCCGCCGGGCTCGTCGTCCCTGTGATCCGGGATGCCGACCGGGCGTCGGTGACGACCATCGCCCACGCCGCGCGCGACCTGGTCACCCGGGCCACCGAGCGCCGACTCACCGCCGGCGACATGAGCGGGGGCACGTTCACGGTCAGCAACCTCGGGATGTTCGGGGTCGACCACTTCACCGCCATCATCAACCCCCCTCAGGGCGCGATCCTGGCCGTCGGCGGCGTCCACGAGGAGCTCGTGCTCGTCGACGGCGAGCCGGGCTCCCGCCAGACCATGAGCGTCACGCTCACCTCCGACCACCGCATCATCGACGGAGCAGCTGCCGCGCGGTTCCTCGCCACGCTGGTGCAGCTGCTCGAGAGCCCGCTCCGCGTCCTCAGCTAA
- a CDS encoding alpha-ketoacid dehydrogenase subunit beta has product MTVISYRQALHDALREEMQRDPDVLLIGEEIGRFEGSYKITAGLLEEFGPRRVRDTPIAEEGFTGAAVGAAMVGLRPVVEIMTINFSLLALDQIVNHAAKIYGMFGGQARVPLVIRTPGGGGQQLGATHSQNIELYYAFVPGMKVVAPSTPVDAKALMLAAIRDDDPVLVLENLALYNTTGEVPDVVEPAEIGRAAVTRTGSDITVVAYSRMAVVATKAAELLAREGVDVEVVDLRSLRPLDRDTVVASVRKTSCAVVLEDDWLTYGIGAEIAATISDGAFDWLDAPVRRVAMAEVPMPYAKSLETAALPSLDDAVGAIRDTLDAVAHRAREARP; this is encoded by the coding sequence ATGACCGTCATCAGCTACCGCCAGGCCCTGCACGACGCGTTGCGCGAGGAGATGCAGCGAGACCCCGACGTGCTCCTCATCGGGGAGGAGATCGGGCGGTTCGAGGGGTCCTACAAGATCACCGCCGGGCTGCTGGAGGAGTTCGGCCCCCGCCGCGTGCGCGACACCCCGATCGCCGAGGAGGGCTTCACCGGCGCCGCCGTCGGCGCCGCGATGGTCGGGCTTCGACCCGTCGTGGAGATCATGACCATCAACTTCTCGCTGCTGGCGCTGGACCAGATCGTCAACCACGCCGCCAAGATCTACGGGATGTTCGGCGGCCAGGCGCGCGTGCCCCTGGTCATCCGCACCCCCGGTGGTGGCGGGCAGCAGCTCGGCGCCACCCACTCCCAGAACATCGAGCTCTACTACGCCTTCGTCCCCGGCATGAAGGTCGTCGCACCGTCGACACCGGTGGACGCGAAGGCGCTGATGCTCGCCGCGATCAGGGACGACGACCCGGTGCTGGTGCTGGAGAACCTCGCCCTCTACAACACCACCGGCGAGGTCCCGGACGTGGTCGAGCCGGCAGAGATCGGACGTGCTGCGGTCACCCGCACGGGGAGCGACATCACGGTGGTTGCCTACTCGCGGATGGCCGTGGTGGCCACGAAGGCGGCCGAGCTGCTCGCCCGTGAGGGGGTCGACGTCGAGGTGGTCGACCTGCGGAGCCTCCGTCCCCTCGACCGGGACACGGTCGTCGCCTCGGTGCGGAAGACGAGCTGCGCCGTCGTCCTCGAGGACGACTGGCTCACGTACGGCATCGGCGCCGAGATCGCCGCGACCATCTCCGACGGCGCCTTCGACTGGCTCGATGCTCCAGTGCGGCGGGTGGCGATGGCCGAGGTGCCGATGCCCTACGCCAAGTCGCTGGAGACGGCCGCGCTGCCCTCCCTGGACGATGCGGTCGGCGCCATCCGGGACACCCTGGACGCCGTCGCGCACCGAGCCCGGGAGGCACGACCGTGA
- the pdhA gene encoding pyruvate dehydrogenase (acetyl-transferring) E1 component subunit alpha, producing MSAPPKVPSTPGTAASREDDDLALAFYRQMVLIRRFEERAARGYAEAKIGGYCHLNLGEEATVVGLMAALQPDDYVYASYRDHGYALARGIAPGRVMAELYGRTDGVSKGWGGSMHLFDVEARFMGGYGIVGGQVPLATGTALAVAHQGGTEAVLCQMGDGTTNIGAFHESLNLAALWDLPIVYVVSNNGLGMGTTVVDSSAEPELFKRASAYRMASERVDGNDPVAVHAAALRALTHARAGRPFLLETVTERLKGHSVVDPAGYRTREQKAQLLADDALAAYAARLSERGILTDDTTREIDEAAKADVDDAVRFADASAHPAVSTLFDYTYATAVPNDSRRLPGQPLFPAAAGPDQTISGEAPA from the coding sequence ATGTCCGCACCACCGAAGGTGCCCAGCACGCCGGGGACCGCCGCGTCCCGCGAGGACGACGACCTCGCCCTCGCCTTCTACCGCCAGATGGTGCTGATCAGGAGGTTCGAGGAGCGCGCGGCGCGCGGGTACGCGGAGGCCAAGATCGGCGGCTACTGCCACCTGAACCTCGGCGAGGAGGCGACCGTCGTCGGGCTGATGGCGGCGCTCCAGCCCGACGACTACGTCTACGCCAGCTATCGCGACCACGGCTACGCGTTGGCACGCGGGATCGCCCCCGGACGCGTGATGGCCGAGCTCTACGGCCGCACCGACGGTGTCTCGAAGGGGTGGGGCGGATCCATGCACCTGTTCGACGTCGAGGCACGGTTCATGGGCGGCTACGGCATCGTGGGCGGCCAGGTCCCGCTGGCCACCGGCACCGCGCTCGCGGTCGCCCACCAGGGCGGCACCGAGGCCGTGCTCTGCCAGATGGGCGACGGCACGACGAACATCGGCGCGTTCCACGAGTCGCTCAACCTCGCCGCGCTGTGGGACCTGCCCATCGTCTACGTCGTCAGCAACAACGGACTCGGCATGGGCACGACGGTGGTGGACTCCTCCGCCGAACCCGAGCTGTTCAAGCGCGCCTCGGCGTACCGGATGGCCTCCGAACGCGTCGATGGGAACGACCCGGTCGCCGTGCACGCGGCCGCCCTCCGGGCGCTGACCCACGCCCGTGCAGGGAGGCCCTTCCTCCTCGAGACGGTCACCGAGCGCCTGAAGGGTCACTCCGTGGTCGACCCCGCCGGGTACCGCACGCGGGAGCAGAAGGCCCAGCTGCTCGCGGACGACGCGCTGGCCGCCTACGCCGCGCGTCTGAGCGAGCGCGGGATCCTCACCGACGACACGACCCGGGAGATCGACGAGGCCGCCAAGGCGGACGTCGACGACGCCGTCCGGTTCGCCGACGCCAGTGCGCACCCGGCGGTGTCGACCCTCTTCGACTACACCTACGCGACCGCGGTCCCGAACGACTCGCGTCGGCTCCCTGGACAACCGCTGTTCCCGGCGGCCGCCGGACCCGATCAGACCATCAGCGGAGAGGCACCGGCATGA
- a CDS encoding carboxymuconolactone decarboxylase family protein — MPARMRLEEVAPEGYRTVMELHAYARATVDPVLLELVKLRASMVNRCAYCVDTHSTEATEAGEDPRRLFALAAWRETPFFSARERAALALTDAVTRVADAGVPDDVWDEVTRHFTEKEAADLVMAIIMMNSFNRIAISTRKVPAVP, encoded by the coding sequence ATGCCCGCGAGAATGCGTCTGGAGGAGGTCGCCCCCGAGGGCTACCGCACGGTGATGGAGCTGCACGCCTACGCCCGGGCGACGGTGGACCCCGTCCTGCTGGAGCTCGTGAAGCTCCGCGCATCGATGGTCAACCGCTGCGCCTACTGCGTCGACACGCACAGCACCGAGGCGACCGAGGCCGGGGAGGACCCGCGGCGGCTGTTCGCCCTGGCCGCCTGGCGGGAGACGCCGTTCTTCTCGGCCCGGGAACGTGCCGCCCTCGCCCTCACCGACGCCGTGACCCGCGTGGCGGACGCCGGCGTCCCCGATGACGTCTGGGACGAGGTCACCAGGCACTTCACCGAGAAGGAGGCGGCCGATCTCGTGATGGCCATCATCATGATGAACTCCTTCAACCGCATCGCCATCAGCACCCGGAAGGTGCCGGCCGTGCCATGA
- a CDS encoding lipocalin-like domain-containing protein, whose amino-acid sequence MVKAHTASIAARDQDYRRIGIDRDTVRSWEDGARTDGRRGTYEWWYFDAHLDDGAKLVVIFMTKDLSAPEKPLSPMIRMNLDLPDGRRLDVIRDYPADTYTAATGRADVRIAGNSFTGDLTSYQIDVAVDDVQVHVTLDAQIRPWRPETGHLVFGEQRAQEFCWLPAVPQGSVQGSYEVGGVRTEVTGTGYHDHNWGNVGMMSIINDWYWARGAAGPYSVIASYITAHRKYGYEPIPIFMLARDGEVVADDAGSVHFRTDEAYTDETTGKPVASTTSYTYDDGTDRYVVTFRRERDLVASTFLQELRGWRKIAARLIRLDGAYLRFVGELTIERWSGSTLVESFTDEAIWELMYFGHPRTDVTTPVRPG is encoded by the coding sequence GTGGTCAAGGCCCACACCGCGAGCATCGCCGCCCGCGACCAGGACTACCGGCGGATCGGCATCGACCGCGACACCGTCCGCAGCTGGGAGGACGGCGCCCGCACCGACGGCCGCCGTGGGACCTACGAGTGGTGGTACTTCGACGCCCACCTCGACGACGGCGCCAAGCTGGTGGTCATCTTCATGACCAAGGACCTGTCCGCGCCCGAGAAGCCGCTGAGCCCGATGATCCGGATGAACCTGGACCTGCCCGACGGCCGTCGCCTGGACGTCATCCGCGACTACCCGGCGGACACGTACACCGCAGCCACCGGGCGCGCCGACGTGCGGATCGCCGGCAACAGCTTCACCGGTGACCTCACCTCCTACCAGATCGATGTCGCCGTCGACGACGTCCAGGTCCACGTCACCCTCGACGCCCAGATCCGTCCCTGGCGGCCGGAGACCGGCCACCTGGTGTTCGGCGAGCAGCGGGCCCAGGAGTTCTGCTGGCTGCCGGCGGTGCCGCAGGGCTCCGTCCAGGGCTCCTACGAGGTCGGGGGTGTCCGCACCGAGGTGACCGGGACCGGGTACCACGACCACAACTGGGGCAACGTCGGGATGATGTCGATCATCAACGACTGGTACTGGGCACGGGGCGCAGCCGGCCCGTACTCGGTGATCGCCTCCTACATCACCGCACACCGGAAGTACGGCTACGAGCCGATCCCGATCTTCATGCTCGCCCGCGACGGCGAGGTCGTCGCCGACGACGCCGGCTCCGTGCACTTCCGCACCGATGAGGCGTACACCGACGAGACGACGGGGAAGCCGGTCGCGAGCACCACGTCCTACACCTACGACGACGGCACCGACCGGTACGTCGTGACCTTCAGGCGGGAACGCGATCTCGTCGCCAGCACCTTCCTGCAGGAGCTGAGGGGGTGGCGGAAGATCGCCGCACGCCTGATCCGCCTCGACGGCGCCTACCTGCGCTTCGTCGGCGAGCTCACGATCGAGCGGTGGTCAGGAAGCACGCTGGTGGAGTCGTTCACCGACGAGGCGATCTGGGAGCTCATGTACTTCGGGCACCCGCGTACCGACGTCACCACACCGGTACGTCCCGGCTGA
- the sigJ gene encoding RNA polymerase sigma factor SigJ has translation MTPDERDALQAEVLGERRHLVSLAFRMLGTVAEAEDAVQETYIRWYRMSEDERGAIEVPRAWLTRAASRVCLNVLASARRRHERYVGEWLPEPVPAYAFSAASSPTDPLEQVTLDDSVSTALLVVLESMTPAQRVAFVLHDVFAMPFDEIAQVVGRTPAACRQLATAARRRVQQSRSQRASRSDHDAIVRAFAAAARGGDIAGLVSVLDPDVVLRSDGGGIITAARNPILGADKVARFLLGVLRKNPRAAVLEQETPDGLGFAMWDEGRIIGVVTLDVVAGVVTDVRMMMNPYKLTLWN, from the coding sequence ATGACACCCGACGAACGTGATGCCCTGCAGGCCGAGGTGCTCGGTGAGCGGCGCCACCTGGTCTCGCTCGCCTTCCGGATGCTCGGCACCGTCGCCGAGGCCGAGGACGCCGTGCAGGAGACCTACATCCGCTGGTACCGGATGAGCGAGGACGAGAGGGGCGCCATCGAGGTGCCGCGCGCCTGGCTGACCCGCGCCGCCAGCCGGGTCTGCCTCAACGTCCTGGCCTCCGCGCGACGCCGTCACGAGCGCTACGTCGGCGAGTGGCTCCCCGAACCGGTCCCCGCCTACGCGTTCAGCGCGGCGAGCTCACCGACGGACCCGCTGGAGCAGGTCACGCTCGACGACTCGGTCAGCACGGCGCTGCTCGTGGTCCTCGAGTCCATGACGCCGGCCCAGCGCGTCGCGTTCGTCCTGCACGACGTGTTCGCGATGCCCTTCGACGAGATCGCCCAGGTCGTCGGTCGGACGCCGGCGGCGTGCCGCCAGCTCGCCACCGCGGCCCGCCGCCGCGTCCAGCAGAGCCGCAGCCAACGGGCCTCCCGCTCCGACCACGACGCCATCGTGCGGGCGTTCGCGGCCGCAGCGCGAGGTGGTGACATCGCCGGACTCGTCTCCGTGCTCGACCCGGACGTCGTGCTCCGCTCGGACGGCGGTGGCATCATCACCGCCGCCCGCAACCCGATCCTCGGGGCCGACAAGGTCGCACGCTTCCTGCTCGGCGTCCTGCGGAAGAACCCGAGGGCCGCGGTCCTGGAGCAGGAGACCCCCGACGGGCTCGGCTTCGCGATGTGGGACGAGGGACGCATCATCGGGGTGGTCACCCTCGACGTCGTGGCCGGTGTCGTCACCGACGTCCGCATGATGATGAACCCCTACAAGCTCACCCTGTGGAACTGA
- a CDS encoding SDR family oxidoreductase codes for MKIVVAGATGALGRQVVDAVRGAGHEPVPISRGSGVDLVTGKGLVDVLRGASAVIDASSRSTTSARVSTRFFGTVTRNLLAAERAAGVPHHVAISIVGARELDASYYAGKVAQEDIVQAHAGGWSLIRTTQFHEFAVQLLGRGRVGPFQVVPSMRSQPVAASEVARELVAIASGEPRGLEPDLAGPREEDVADLVRRYLAATSRTRAVIEVPLPGGWGSGMRDGTLLPGPGTRQGRQTFDEWLSRRTG; via the coding sequence ATGAAGATCGTCGTCGCCGGGGCGACCGGCGCCCTGGGCCGTCAGGTGGTGGACGCGGTGCGCGGGGCAGGGCACGAACCCGTGCCGATCAGCCGCGGATCCGGGGTGGACCTGGTCACCGGGAAGGGGCTGGTCGACGTCCTGCGCGGGGCGTCGGCCGTCATCGACGCCTCGAGCAGGAGCACCACGTCGGCCAGGGTGTCCACCCGCTTCTTCGGCACCGTCACCCGGAACCTCCTCGCCGCCGAGCGGGCGGCCGGGGTGCCGCACCACGTCGCGATCTCGATCGTCGGCGCCCGGGAGCTGGACGCGAGCTACTACGCGGGCAAGGTGGCCCAGGAGGACATCGTCCAGGCGCATGCTGGGGGGTGGTCGCTGATCCGGACCACGCAGTTCCACGAGTTCGCGGTGCAGCTGCTCGGACGCGGCCGGGTGGGCCCCTTCCAGGTCGTCCCGTCGATGCGGTCGCAGCCGGTCGCGGCGAGCGAGGTCGCCAGGGAGCTCGTGGCGATCGCCTCGGGTGAGCCGCGGGGGCTCGAGCCCGACCTCGCCGGACCGCGTGAGGAGGACGTGGCGGACCTGGTGCGGCGCTACCTCGCGGCGACCAGCCGGACCCGCGCCGTCATCGAGGTGCCGCTGCCCGGCGGCTGGGGGAGCGGCATGCGCGACGGGACGCTGCTCCCCGGACCGGGGACGCGTCAAGGCCGGCAGACCTTCGACGAGTGGCTCAGCAGGCGGACCGGTTGA
- a CDS encoding NAD-dependent epimerase/dehydratase family protein, with protein sequence MRIFLAGGSGVIGSRLIPRLVEAGHDTTATTRRAEDLRYLRERGAQGVVVDVYDWPQLATAVAEAAPDLVLHELTDLGDFDAQANARLRRAGTANLVAAAEAAGVGRMIAQSTAGAYTAGDAPAVEDDPVEPGSDVETMERLVTRMPRATLLRYGLLYGPDTWYAPGARMANAVVAGLVPATPAITSFVHIDDVVAATVQAIGWPDGAYNVVDDEPAPATEWLPTYAGGLGAPTPDVAGLPEGAPRGRAVSNAKARAAGWVPQHVTWRDGFPRR encoded by the coding sequence ATGCGCATCTTCCTCGCCGGCGGTTCCGGCGTCATCGGGAGCCGGCTCATCCCACGGCTCGTCGAGGCGGGCCACGACACCACCGCGACGACCCGTCGCGCCGAGGACCTGCGCTACCTCCGCGAGCGGGGCGCGCAGGGGGTGGTGGTCGACGTCTACGACTGGCCGCAGCTCGCCACCGCGGTCGCGGAGGCCGCACCGGACCTGGTCCTGCACGAGCTGACGGACCTGGGCGACTTCGATGCCCAGGCCAACGCACGGCTCCGGCGCGCGGGCACCGCCAACCTCGTCGCTGCCGCCGAGGCCGCCGGCGTGGGACGGATGATCGCGCAGAGCACCGCCGGGGCGTACACCGCCGGGGACGCCCCTGCCGTCGAGGACGACCCCGTCGAGCCCGGCTCCGACGTCGAGACGATGGAGCGCCTGGTGACCCGGATGCCGCGCGCGACCCTGCTGCGCTACGGCCTGCTCTACGGTCCCGACACCTGGTACGCCCCCGGGGCCAGGATGGCGAACGCGGTGGTGGCGGGTCTGGTGCCCGCGACGCCGGCGATCACCTCCTTCGTGCACATCGACGACGTGGTCGCTGCCACCGTGCAGGCGATCGGGTGGCCTGACGGGGCCTACAACGTCGTCGACGACGAGCCGGCGCCCGCGACGGAGTGGCTGCCGACCTACGCCGGGGGGCTCGGTGCTCCGACCCCGGACGTCGCCGGGCTCCCGGAGGGTGCCCCCCGCGGCCGCGCGGTGTCCAACGCGAAGGCGCGCGCCGCCGGGTGGGTGCCCCAGCACGTCACGTGGCGGGACGGCTTCCCCCGCCGCTGA
- a CDS encoding L-aspartate oxidase — translation MSSTERRLSTTVLVIGTGGSGLRAAIELAERGVDVIAVGKRPRLDAHTSLAAGGINAALGTMDPADSWQQHAADTIRESYLLAHPHTVEVVARGAEEGIRDLERYGMTFARESDGRISQRFFGAHTWRRTAFAGDYTGLEIQRTLVARAEQLRVRIVDGIHITRLLVADNTVFGAYGFDVADGTRYLVHADAVILAAGGHNRIWRRTSSRRDENTGDSFRLAVDAGARLRDAELVQFHPSGILQPENAAGTLVSEAARGEGGILRNGLGERFMQRYDPDRMELSTRDRVALAAYTEITEGRGTENGGVWLDVSHLPRETIMQRLPRVYQTMMELQMLDITRDPIEIAPTAHYSMGGVWVRPEDHGTDVDGLYAVGEAASGLHGANRLGGNSLIELLVYGRIVGRAAADWSASLTAQRRSPAAVSGARAEVDALLDSDGTENVRALQRAIRDTMTEHAGVVRHETGLAAGLDDIAEISERLEHIGIHPDIAGYQDLAHAFDLKASLVAARATLESARERRETRGCHNRSDHPDLDPSLQVNLVWSPSSGVVHEGIPPVPAEISALIGDVSTTGKLVE, via the coding sequence ATGAGTAGCACCGAGCGCCGCCTGTCGACCACCGTCCTGGTGATCGGCACGGGCGGTTCCGGCCTGCGGGCCGCGATCGAGCTCGCCGAGCGCGGGGTCGACGTGATCGCCGTCGGCAAGCGGCCCCGGCTGGACGCGCACACCTCCCTCGCCGCCGGCGGCATCAACGCCGCCCTCGGCACGATGGACCCGGCCGACTCCTGGCAGCAGCACGCCGCGGACACGATCAGGGAGAGCTACCTGCTCGCCCACCCGCACACCGTCGAGGTCGTCGCCCGCGGCGCGGAGGAGGGGATCCGCGACCTCGAGCGCTACGGCATGACCTTCGCCCGCGAGTCGGACGGGCGGATCTCGCAACGCTTCTTCGGTGCCCACACCTGGCGTCGCACCGCGTTCGCCGGCGACTACACCGGCTTGGAGATCCAGCGCACCCTCGTCGCGCGCGCCGAGCAGCTGCGGGTGCGGATCGTCGACGGCATCCACATCACCCGCCTCCTGGTCGCCGACAACACGGTCTTCGGCGCCTACGGCTTCGACGTCGCCGACGGCACCCGCTACCTGGTCCACGCCGACGCGGTGATCCTCGCCGCCGGCGGGCACAACCGGATCTGGCGGCGCACCTCGTCACGGCGTGATGAGAACACCGGCGACTCCTTCCGCCTCGCCGTGGACGCCGGCGCCCGACTGCGCGACGCCGAGCTCGTGCAGTTCCACCCCTCGGGGATCCTGCAGCCGGAGAACGCCGCGGGCACCCTCGTCTCCGAGGCGGCACGCGGCGAGGGCGGCATCCTGCGCAACGGACTCGGGGAGCGCTTCATGCAGCGGTACGACCCCGACCGGATGGAGCTGTCCACGCGCGACCGGGTCGCGCTGGCCGCCTACACCGAGATCACCGAGGGACGCGGCACCGAGAACGGTGGCGTCTGGCTCGACGTCTCCCACCTCCCTCGCGAGACGATCATGCAGCGGCTCCCGCGGGTGTACCAGACGATGATGGAGCTGCAGATGCTCGACATCACCCGCGACCCCATCGAGATCGCCCCGACCGCGCACTACTCGATGGGTGGGGTCTGGGTGCGCCCGGAGGACCACGGCACCGACGTCGACGGGCTCTACGCCGTCGGCGAGGCGGCCAGCGGGCTGCACGGGGCCAACCGGCTCGGTGGGAACTCCCTGATCGAGCTGCTGGTCTACGGACGGATCGTCGGCCGGGCCGCCGCCGACTGGTCCGCGTCCCTGACCGCGCAGCGTCGGTCCCCCGCAGCCGTCTCCGGTGCTCGCGCCGAGGTCGACGCGCTCCTGGACTCCGACGGCACCGAGAACGTCCGCGCTCTGCAGCGGGCCATCCGCGACACGATGACCGAGCACGCCGGCGTCGTCCGGCACGAGACCGGTCTGGCCGCGGGCCTGGACGACATCGCCGAGATCTCGGAGCGGCTGGAGCACATCGGCATCCACCCCGACATCGCCGGGTACCAGGACCTCGCGCACGCGTTCGACCTCAAGGCCTCCCTGGTCGCCGCGCGCGCCACCCTGGAGTCGGCGAGGGAGCGACGCGAGACGCGAGGGTGCCACAACCGCAGCGACCACCCCGACCTCGACCCGTCGCTCCAGGTCAACCTCGTCTGGTCCCCGTCCAGCGGCGTGGTCCACGAGGGCATCCCTCCCGTCCCCGCGGAGATCTCCGCCCTCATCGGGGACGTCTCCACCACGGGCAAGCTCGTCGAGTAG
- a CDS encoding copper resistance CopC family protein codes for MHPTERPSEHPRPRLLVALLLSLGLALTPSAPVARAHSALESSTPGAGSTIEAMPAQLELVFSEEVQEVGADVVLVDEQGDSWTAGPAEVDAVVVTSPVEPDVPDGRYEIRWTIISVDGAPMAGDVRFVLGDEVDDVHPLDVVLTAQDATRVLVGALAVLVAVLAHLVHGLLTVYGSHPTTAGTGQKENHHE; via the coding sequence ATGCACCCCACTGAGCGACCCTCCGAACACCCCCGGCCGCGTCTGCTGGTGGCCCTCCTGCTGTCCCTCGGCCTGGCCCTGACGCCGTCCGCGCCGGTGGCACGGGCGCACAGCGCGCTGGAGTCCAGCACCCCGGGAGCCGGGTCGACCATCGAGGCGATGCCCGCCCAGCTGGAGCTGGTCTTCAGCGAGGAGGTGCAGGAGGTCGGCGCGGACGTCGTCCTCGTCGACGAGCAGGGCGACAGCTGGACGGCGGGGCCGGCGGAGGTGGACGCCGTGGTCGTCACCTCCCCGGTGGAGCCCGACGTGCCCGACGGCCGCTACGAGATCCGCTGGACCATCATCTCCGTCGACGGCGCCCCGATGGCGGGAGACGTGCGATTCGTCCTGGGGGACGAGGTCGACGACGTCCATCCCCTCGACGTGGTGCTCACCGCCCAGGACGCGACCCGGGTCCTGGTCGGCGCGCTCGCCGTCCTCGTCGCGGTCCTCGCCCACCTGGTCCACGGGCTCCTCACCGTCTACGGCTCCCATCCGACGACGGCCGGCACCGGCCAGAAGGAGAACCACCATGAGTAG